One part of the Cyclobacteriaceae bacterium genome encodes these proteins:
- a CDS encoding oligopeptide transporter, OPT family, whose product MEDTKSNFKPYISPGDFIPEFTLKAVILGSIFGIIFGAATVYLGLKVGLTVSASIPIAVLAISIFKKLGKATILENNMVQTIGSAGESVAAGVVFTVPALLFLAGGEAYFQYFQIFVLALVGGVLGVLFMVPLRRALIVKEHGNLPYPEGTACADVLIAGEKGGALAKNVFYGLGIAFLYKGLMSILGLWKEVPQYVFGRTSALPNGTVNAEITPELMGVGYIIGPRIAGIMVAGGVLSWLVLIPLITLLGDNLTSPMAPETTMLISEMSPAQIWSKYIRYIGAGAVTFGGIITLIKTLPTIITAFKDSFKDLRSRNTANAETQVRTEKDVPLIFVVIGSIVLVLLMAILPNVPTNFLSAIMIVVFGFFFVTVASRIVGLIGSSSSPVSGMTIATLMATSLIFIGIGWTGDFYQPIALVVGSIVCIAAANAGATSQDLKTGFLVGATPMKQQIGLLIGVLVSTVAIGFTLLLLNDTLGIGVVTEAHPNPLPAPQAMLMATVIKGLLSQNLPWGLVIAGMGLSAVVELCGVSSLAFAVGAYLPLSTTSPIFAGGLIKLIADKITKRKGEESEVSSGALFSSGLIAGGALTGILVAVLLGTNVNTAEGPQSVIAVIHYAVHGIIPEGGDLISIIMFLLLGLIVFRFAKAKINS is encoded by the coding sequence ATGGAAGACACCAAATCAAACTTCAAACCCTACATTTCCCCGGGAGATTTTATTCCGGAGTTCACCCTCAAAGCGGTAATACTCGGTTCTATTTTCGGAATAATTTTCGGAGCGGCAACCGTTTACCTTGGCCTTAAAGTGGGCCTTACCGTAAGTGCATCAATACCCATTGCCGTGCTGGCCATCTCCATCTTCAAAAAGTTAGGAAAAGCAACCATCCTTGAAAACAACATGGTGCAGACTATTGGCTCAGCCGGTGAGTCGGTTGCTGCTGGTGTTGTGTTTACCGTGCCTGCGTTACTGTTCCTGGCAGGAGGAGAAGCCTACTTTCAATACTTCCAGATTTTTGTACTCGCCTTAGTGGGTGGTGTACTGGGTGTTTTGTTTATGGTGCCGTTGCGAAGAGCCCTTATTGTAAAAGAGCATGGTAATCTTCCGTATCCGGAAGGAACCGCCTGCGCGGATGTGCTGATTGCCGGTGAGAAGGGTGGGGCACTGGCTAAAAATGTTTTCTATGGCCTGGGCATTGCCTTTTTGTACAAAGGATTGATGTCCATTCTTGGTCTTTGGAAGGAAGTTCCGCAATATGTATTCGGGCGTACATCCGCATTACCCAATGGAACGGTGAACGCTGAAATTACGCCTGAACTAATGGGCGTGGGTTACATCATAGGACCACGCATTGCCGGCATTATGGTGGCGGGCGGGGTATTATCCTGGCTGGTGCTGATTCCATTAATTACCCTGCTGGGCGATAACCTGACTTCGCCCATGGCGCCCGAAACAACCATGTTGATTTCTGAAATGTCGCCAGCACAAATCTGGAGTAAGTACATACGTTACATTGGCGCAGGCGCAGTAACCTTTGGCGGTATCATCACACTGATTAAAACACTGCCTACTATTATCACTGCGTTTAAAGATTCCTTTAAAGACCTGCGGTCGAGAAATACTGCAAATGCTGAAACACAAGTACGTACCGAAAAAGATGTTCCTTTAATTTTTGTGGTGATAGGTTCCATCGTATTGGTTTTATTGATGGCCATTTTACCGAATGTTCCTACCAACTTTCTTTCAGCTATTATGATCGTGGTGTTTGGGTTTTTCTTTGTTACCGTTGCTTCACGTATTGTAGGATTGATTGGTTCGTCATCAAGCCCGGTTTCAGGAATGACCATAGCCACACTCATGGCCACTTCATTAATTTTTATCGGCATCGGCTGGACGGGCGATTTCTATCAGCCCATTGCGCTGGTAGTGGGTTCAATTGTTTGTATTGCTGCGGCAAATGCCGGGGCAACCTCACAAGATTTGAAAACCGGATTTTTAGTAGGGGCTACGCCCATGAAGCAACAAATTGGATTACTGATTGGTGTTCTGGTGTCAACCGTAGCCATAGGTTTTACCTTACTTTTATTGAATGACACGTTAGGTATTGGTGTAGTTACGGAAGCACATCCAAATCCATTGCCAGCTCCTCAGGCTATGCTGATGGCAACTGTAATAAAAGGCTTGTTAAGTCAGAATTTACCGTGGGGACTTGTTATTGCCGGCATGGGGTTATCGGCTGTGGTGGAACTATGTGGTGTAAGTTCACTGGCGTTTGCTGTGGGGGCTTACCTGCCGTTATCAACGACATCACCCATTTTTGCCGGTGGACTAATCAAATTAATTGCCGATAAAATCACCAAGCGTAAAGGGGAGGAATCAGAAGTAAGTTCAGGAGCGTTGTTTAGTTCAGGCTTAATTGCCGGAGGTGCACTAACCGGAATTTTGGTGGCGGTATTATTAGGTACTAATGTAAATACTGCTGAAGGACCTCAATCTGTAATTGCCGTTATACATTATGCTGTGCATGGTATTATTCCGGAAGGAGGCGATTTGATTTCCATCATCATGTTCCTATTGCTGGGTTTGATTGTTTTTCGTTTTGCGAAAGCAAAGATTAATTCCTGA
- a CDS encoding TerB family tellurite resistance protein: MVIHKNFADFVLFLYIYMAHADGEFHEAEREVIKEKMKRLYPEDVDFNKKLNEELNLFDDFDKNQLKTLFRDTFNHFSSIKFPQKYKVFTDMYDIINADGKVDESETKALNALKEIIDISN, from the coding sequence ATGGTAATCCATAAAAACTTTGCCGACTTTGTACTGTTCCTCTACATCTACATGGCTCATGCCGATGGTGAATTTCATGAGGCCGAGCGGGAAGTGATCAAAGAAAAAATGAAACGTTTGTACCCCGAAGATGTGGACTTCAATAAAAAGCTAAATGAGGAATTGAATTTATTTGATGATTTCGATAAGAACCAACTTAAAACCTTATTCAGGGATACGTTCAATCACTTCTCGTCTATAAAATTCCCACAAAAGTATAAGGTTTTCACCGATATGTACGACATTATCAATGCCGATGGAAAAGTGGACGAGTCGGAAACAAAAGCATTGAATGCTTTAAAGGAAATTATCGATATCTCTAACTAG
- the groL gene encoding chaperonin GroEL (60 kDa chaperone family; promotes refolding of misfolded polypeptides especially under stressful conditions; forms two stacked rings of heptamers to form a barrel-shaped 14mer; ends can be capped by GroES; misfolded proteins enter the barrel where they are refolded when GroES binds), translated as MAKEITFDTSARDRLKKGVDKLADAVKVTLGPKGRNVILDKKFGAPSVTKDGVSVAKEIELKDPIENMGAQLVKEVASKTADAAGDGTTTATVLAQSIFSHGIKNVAAGANPMDLKRGIDKAVQAVIDSLKKQSKKIKDSSEIEQVASISSNNDETIGKMIADAMEKVGKDGVITVEEAKGTETEVKTVEGMQFDRGYLSPYFVTNTEKMEADLDSPYILIYDKKISSMKELLPILEQTAQTGKPLLIIAEEVEGEALATLVVNKIRGALRVAAVKAPGFGDRRKAMLEDIAILTGGKVITEELGFKLENATLDMLGRAEKVNIDKDNTTIVNGAGKKADITGRVNQIKAQIETTTSDYDKEKLQERLAKLSGGVAILYIGASTEVEMKEKKDRVDDALHATRAAVQEGVIPGGGVAYVRAIEALKTVETENEDQATGVNIIRLALESPLRTIAENAGQEGSVIVNKVREGKKDFGFNARTNKFEDFFSAGIIDPTKVSRLALENAASIAGLLLTTEAVVSEIPEEKEAPAMPHGGGMGGMM; from the coding sequence ATGGCTAAAGAAATTACATTCGATACATCCGCCCGCGACAGACTGAAAAAAGGCGTTGACAAACTGGCTGATGCCGTTAAAGTTACCCTAGGCCCTAAAGGACGTAACGTTATCCTGGATAAAAAATTCGGTGCCCCTTCAGTAACAAAAGATGGTGTTTCCGTTGCAAAAGAAATTGAACTGAAAGACCCCATTGAAAACATGGGTGCCCAGTTGGTGAAGGAAGTTGCCTCTAAAACTGCCGATGCAGCCGGTGACGGTACTACTACCGCTACGGTTTTGGCTCAATCTATTTTCAGCCACGGTATTAAAAACGTTGCTGCCGGTGCTAACCCTATGGATTTAAAGCGCGGTATCGATAAGGCCGTTCAGGCCGTTATCGACAGCTTGAAGAAACAGTCTAAGAAAATCAAAGACTCAAGCGAAATTGAACAAGTAGCATCTATTTCCTCTAACAACGATGAAACCATCGGTAAAATGATTGCCGATGCCATGGAAAAGGTTGGTAAAGATGGTGTAATAACCGTTGAAGAAGCCAAAGGAACAGAAACCGAAGTAAAAACGGTAGAAGGTATGCAGTTCGACCGCGGTTACTTGTCACCTTACTTCGTAACCAACACGGAGAAAATGGAAGCTGACCTGGACAGCCCTTACATCCTGATCTACGATAAAAAGATCAGCAGCATGAAGGAACTGCTTCCTATCCTTGAACAAACTGCACAAACCGGTAAGCCTTTGCTGATTATTGCCGAAGAAGTTGAAGGTGAAGCGTTGGCTACCCTGGTGGTGAACAAAATCCGTGGTGCCCTGCGCGTGGCCGCTGTTAAAGCCCCGGGCTTTGGCGACAGAAGGAAGGCTATGTTGGAAGATATTGCTATCCTGACTGGTGGAAAAGTTATCACGGAAGAACTCGGATTTAAACTGGAGAACGCCACCCTGGACATGCTGGGCCGTGCCGAAAAAGTTAACATCGACAAGGACAATACCACCATTGTTAACGGTGCCGGCAAGAAAGCTGACATCACCGGCCGTGTAAACCAGATCAAAGCACAAATCGAAACAACAACTTCCGACTACGATAAAGAAAAACTTCAAGAGCGCTTGGCTAAACTTAGCGGTGGTGTGGCTATCCTTTACATCGGTGCTTCAACCGAAGTTGAAATGAAAGAGAAGAAAGACCGTGTTGACGATGCCTTGCACGCTACCCGCGCTGCTGTTCAGGAAGGTGTAATCCCTGGTGGTGGTGTGGCATACGTTCGTGCCATCGAGGCCTTGAAAACCGTAGAAACCGAAAATGAAGATCAGGCAACCGGTGTAAACATTATACGCCTGGCGCTTGAATCACCGCTCCGCACCATCGCAGAAAATGCCGGTCAGGAAGGTTCAGTGATTGTGAACAAGGTGCGCGAAGGCAAGAAAGACTTCGGTTTCAATGCCCGTACCAATAAGTTTGAAGATTTCTTCAGCGCAGGTATCATTGACCCTACCAAGGTGTCGCGCCTCGCGTTGGAAAACGCTGCCTCTATTGCCGGCCTGCTGTTAACAACTGAAGCAGTTGTATCAGAAATACCGGAAGAAAAAGAAGCACCTGCTATGCCACACGGTGGCGGCATGGGCGGCATGATGTAA
- a CDS encoding co-chaperone GroES — MAKINFKPNEDRVLVEPAEAETKTSSGLYIPDSSKEKPQKGKVIAVGEGLKDKPVTVKVGDQVLYGKYSGTEINIDGKEYLIMRNSDIFGII, encoded by the coding sequence ATGGCAAAGATCAACTTTAAACCAAATGAAGACCGGGTATTAGTTGAACCCGCAGAAGCTGAAACCAAAACCTCTTCCGGACTGTATATTCCGGATTCCTCCAAAGAGAAGCCACAAAAAGGCAAAGTGATTGCCGTGGGTGAAGGCTTGAAAGACAAGCCTGTTACCGTAAAAGTTGGTGATCAGGTTTTATACGGAAAATATTCCGGTACCGAAATCAACATCGATGGCAAAGAGTACCTCATCATGAGAAACTCAGACATTTTCGGAATCATTTAA
- the secG gene encoding preprotein translocase subunit SecG has product MFSFIVGLIIFVSFLLVVVILAQNSKGGGLSSQFGGSGAANIIGVKKTGDLLERLTWGFVVTIMVLSLTLSTNLVTPSTRSGNDILDKAGEQAAPASTPAIPTEQEDNNE; this is encoded by the coding sequence ATGTTCAGTTTCATTGTAGGGTTAATCATTTTCGTGAGCTTTCTGCTGGTAGTTGTTATCCTGGCACAGAATTCAAAAGGCGGAGGGCTCTCCAGCCAGTTTGGTGGTTCAGGTGCCGCCAACATTATTGGTGTTAAGAAAACAGGGGATTTGTTGGAACGCCTCACATGGGGTTTCGTGGTTACCATTATGGTCCTCTCCCTTACGCTTTCAACCAACCTGGTTACCCCTTCAACACGGTCGGGTAATGACATTTTGGACAAAGCTGGTGAACAAGCCGCACCGGCCAGTACACCGGCAATTCCAACGGAACAGGAGGACAATAACGAATAA
- a CDS encoding LptE family protein, producing the protein MSGFSSCGIYSFTGSGTNAKTISIQEFFNNTDLGPANLGQVFTNSLKDYMIQNTNISVVQENGELHMEGIVTGYQITQIAPRASGDPSQIDAAASSRLTITVRVTYVNTLDDTMSFKDKSFSFYRDFPNDLNLPDIEDLLIRQIFEQIILDIFNASIANW; encoded by the coding sequence ATGAGTGGGTTTTCTTCGTGCGGTATCTATTCATTCACCGGATCAGGCACAAACGCTAAAACTATATCTATTCAAGAGTTTTTTAACAATACCGATCTGGGCCCGGCTAACCTGGGCCAGGTATTCACCAACAGCCTGAAAGATTACATGATCCAAAACACCAACATCAGTGTGGTGCAGGAAAACGGTGAATTGCACATGGAAGGGATTGTTACCGGCTACCAGATAACCCAAATTGCCCCACGGGCCAGCGGTGACCCATCCCAAATTGATGCAGCAGCTTCATCACGACTTACCATTACCGTACGCGTTACTTATGTAAACACCCTTGACGACACCATGAGCTTCAAGGACAAGTCATTTTCATTCTACCGCGACTTCCCCAACGATTTGAATTTGCCCGACATTGAAGACTTGCTTATACGCCAGATTTTTGAACAGATCATCCTGGACATCTTCAACGCTTCAATTGCCAATTGGTAA
- a CDS encoding sigma-54-dependent Fis family transcriptional regulator: MSFSEAEIQSVKQRFGIIGNSPLLNNAVRVAMQVAPTDMSVLITGESGSGKESFSKIIHHLSSRKHGQFIAINCGSIPEGTIDSELFGHEKGSFTGAHEARKGYFEVTNGGTIFLDEIGEMPLGTQARLLRVLENGEFIKVGSSKVQKTDVRVVAATNINLQQRVEDGKFREDLYYRLSTVPIYVPPLRERGKDIELLFRKFASDFAEKYKVKPVSLTEDGKEQLLKYRFPGNIRQLKNLVEQISVLSTDSKEISAENLLHYLPQESSLPTLYRNGISNNESFSERDILYKVLFDMKKDVMDLKKIVLELYNHQGNAAQLVKDHPTLFEGIESTSEPVVLNIPPVHTAVHPEQEQEDVQDIAHETEEDSLSIEKKEKELIMRALRKNNNKRKYAARDLGISERTLYRKIKQYDLEE; encoded by the coding sequence ATGAGTTTTTCAGAAGCAGAAATTCAAAGTGTAAAGCAGCGTTTTGGGATTATTGGCAACTCACCCTTGCTGAACAACGCAGTGCGGGTAGCCATGCAGGTTGCCCCTACCGATATGTCGGTACTGATTACCGGTGAGAGCGGAAGTGGCAAGGAATCGTTTTCGAAAATCATCCACCATTTAAGTTCTCGAAAGCATGGTCAGTTTATCGCCATAAACTGTGGGTCCATACCGGAAGGAACAATTGATTCAGAATTGTTCGGCCATGAAAAAGGCTCCTTTACCGGGGCCCACGAAGCCCGAAAGGGTTACTTTGAAGTAACCAATGGCGGTACCATTTTTTTGGATGAAATCGGTGAGATGCCGCTGGGCACACAAGCCCGTTTACTGCGCGTGTTGGAGAATGGCGAGTTCATTAAAGTAGGCTCATCAAAGGTTCAAAAAACCGATGTTCGCGTAGTGGCCGCCACCAACATTAACCTTCAGCAACGGGTTGAAGACGGAAAATTCCGTGAGGACCTGTATTACCGGCTAAGCACTGTACCCATTTATGTACCGCCTTTGCGTGAACGGGGAAAGGATATTGAACTCCTGTTCAGGAAATTTGCCTCCGATTTTGCCGAAAAGTATAAGGTAAAGCCGGTATCGCTTACAGAAGATGGAAAGGAGCAATTGCTGAAGTACCGCTTCCCCGGAAACATCCGGCAACTGAAAAACCTGGTGGAGCAGATCTCTGTGCTGTCAACGGACAGTAAGGAGATTTCAGCCGAAAACCTGCTGCATTACCTGCCGCAGGAAAGTAGCTTGCCAACCCTGTACCGTAACGGCATTTCAAACAATGAATCATTTTCCGAGCGCGACATCCTTTACAAGGTACTGTTTGATATGAAAAAGGATGTGATGGACCTGAAGAAGATAGTGCTCGAATTGTATAACCACCAAGGCAATGCTGCCCAACTTGTTAAAGACCATCCCACGTTGTTTGAAGGCATCGAGTCAACATCCGAGCCTGTCGTACTGAACATACCCCCCGTACACACAGCCGTGCACCCCGAACAAGAACAGGAAGATGTTCAGGATATTGCGCATGAAACAGAGGAAGATTCACTATCCATCGAGAAAAAGGAGAAAGAATTAATTATGCGTGCGCTGCGAAAAAATAACAACAAGCGAAAATATGCGGCACGCGATTTGGGAATTTCCGAAAGAACCTTGTACCGTAAAATCAAACAGTACGATCTTGAAGAATAA
- the miaB gene encoding tRNA (N6-isopentenyl adenosine(37)-C2)-methylthiotransferase MiaB: protein MQQIIEDLGVLDGTEACETVNISKEQNTGKNRKIYIESYGCQMNFSDSEIVASILAKEGFDTTADIHHADVVFLNTCSIREKAEQTVRNRLTQINTLKKQKPEMLVGVLGCMAERLKSKLLDEEKIVDLVAGPDAYRDLPQLISQVDEGEKAVNTFLSREETYADISPVRLNSNGVTAFISIMRGCDNMCSFCVVPFTRGRERSRDPYSIVAEATDLFNRGYREVTLLGQNVDSYKWSHQENNKALLEKKGINEVINFAQLLEMVALVNPQLRVRFSTSHPKDITDDVLHTMARYENICKYIHLPVQSGNTRILEVMNRGYSRQWYIAKIDRIREILGNDCGISSDMITGFCTETEEEHQDTLTLMDYVQYDFAYMFFYSERPGTLAAKKFADDVAEDVKKRRLQEIIQKQNEHSLIRNRQDVGKIFNVLVEGPSKKSNDYLQGRNSANKVIVFPKENFQKGQYVNVLVENCTAATLLGKAIS, encoded by the coding sequence ATGCAGCAAATTATTGAAGATTTAGGGGTTTTGGATGGTACGGAAGCCTGCGAAACTGTTAATATTTCTAAAGAGCAGAATACCGGTAAAAACCGCAAGATTTACATCGAAAGCTATGGTTGCCAGATGAACTTTTCCGATAGTGAAATCGTGGCTTCTATTTTAGCAAAAGAAGGCTTCGATACCACGGCTGATATTCACCACGCAGATGTTGTTTTTCTGAACACCTGTTCCATCCGTGAAAAAGCCGAGCAAACTGTTCGCAACAGGCTTACCCAAATCAACACATTAAAAAAGCAGAAACCCGAAATGCTGGTGGGCGTGTTGGGCTGCATGGCCGAGCGGCTTAAATCCAAATTGCTGGATGAGGAGAAAATTGTTGACCTGGTGGCCGGCCCCGATGCTTACCGCGACTTGCCCCAACTGATCAGCCAGGTAGATGAAGGCGAAAAGGCCGTGAATACCTTTCTTTCACGCGAAGAGACTTACGCGGATATATCACCCGTTCGCCTGAACTCAAACGGGGTAACGGCATTTATTTCCATTATGCGGGGGTGCGATAACATGTGTTCGTTTTGCGTGGTGCCCTTTACCCGTGGGCGTGAACGCAGCCGCGATCCGTATTCCATAGTAGCCGAAGCCACCGATTTGTTTAACCGTGGTTACCGTGAGGTAACGTTGCTGGGGCAAAATGTAGATTCATACAAATGGAGCCACCAAGAGAACAATAAAGCTTTGCTGGAGAAAAAAGGAATTAACGAGGTAATCAATTTTGCCCAACTGTTGGAAATGGTAGCCCTGGTAAACCCGCAGTTGCGCGTGCGTTTCTCCACATCCCATCCGAAAGACATAACCGATGATGTACTGCATACCATGGCCCGGTATGAAAATATATGCAAATACATCCACCTGCCTGTGCAAAGCGGTAATACCCGCATACTGGAGGTTATGAACCGGGGGTATAGCCGGCAATGGTACATCGCAAAAATTGACCGCATAAGGGAAATACTGGGTAACGATTGCGGAATATCATCGGATATGATAACCGGTTTTTGTACCGAAACAGAGGAAGAACACCAGGACACGTTAACCCTTATGGATTACGTGCAATATGACTTTGCCTACATGTTTTTTTATTCGGAAAGACCCGGAACCCTGGCGGCCAAAAAATTCGCTGATGATGTTGCTGAGGATGTGAAAAAGAGAAGACTTCAGGAGATTATCCAAAAGCAAAATGAGCATTCGCTGATACGGAACCGACAGGATGTTGGGAAAATATTCAATGTTCTGGTTGAGGGACCGTCAAAAAAATCGAACGATTACCTGCAGGGCCGGAACAGTGCCAACAAGGTAATTGTTTTTCCAAAGGAAAATTTTCAAAAAGGCCAGTACGTAAATGTGTTGGTCGAAAACTGTACCGCAGCAACCTTATTGGGTAAAGCCATTTCATAA
- a CDS encoding gamma carbonic anhydrase family protein: MSIIKSVRGFTPVFGKDCYIADGAVVVGEVTIGDHCTVWFNAVVRGDVHSITIGNNTNIQDGAVLHCTYQRAKLTIGNNVSIAHNAVVHGCTIEDNVLIGIGAIILDHAVIGSNSVIAAGAVVLPGTIVEPESIYAGIPAKRVKAIGDDMRAVIERTAKNYPMYATWFKD; encoded by the coding sequence ATGTCAATTATTAAATCAGTTAGAGGGTTCACACCGGTTTTTGGGAAAGATTGCTACATCGCGGATGGTGCCGTAGTGGTGGGTGAAGTTACTATAGGAGACCATTGCACGGTTTGGTTCAATGCGGTGGTTCGGGGCGATGTGCATTCCATTACCATTGGCAATAATACCAACATACAGGATGGCGCAGTATTGCATTGCACCTATCAGCGGGCAAAACTCACCATAGGAAATAACGTTTCCATTGCGCATAACGCAGTAGTACACGGCTGCACCATTGAAGATAATGTGTTGATCGGTATTGGGGCCATAATCCTGGACCATGCTGTGATTGGGTCAAATTCTGTAATTGCTGCGGGGGCAGTGGTGTTGCCCGGAACGATCGTTGAGCCTGAAAGTATTTATGCTGGCATTCCCGCCAAACGGGTAAAGGCCATTGGTGATGACATGCGTGCCGTTATTGAGCGTACCGCAAAAAATTACCCGATGTACGCAACCTGGTTTAAAGATTGA
- a CDS encoding OmpH family outer membrane protein: MKNLSLVLNVVLLVAVGVLYYLHFSPKSTSSSSSEAAFDIGELKVAYINSDSVLEKYDYLKASAEILEAKTKKVEQDYINRAQSLQNEITAYQRNMNNMTVGQVRAVEEDLGKKQQNLQLYEQSIRQELMNDQSKLNKELYDRITAFLKNYGKERGLHLVLKFDTTSDVLFGVEALDITQDVIEGLNAAYATEKGQAKEPAKK, from the coding sequence ATGAAGAACTTATCCCTTGTCTTAAACGTAGTGCTTTTAGTTGCTGTAGGCGTGTTGTACTACTTGCATTTTTCACCAAAATCAACTTCCTCATCCAGCTCAGAAGCTGCTTTTGATATTGGTGAGTTAAAGGTTGCCTATATCAATTCCGACTCGGTGTTGGAAAAATACGATTACCTGAAAGCAAGTGCCGAAATTCTGGAGGCTAAAACAAAAAAAGTTGAACAGGATTACATTAACCGTGCACAAAGCCTACAAAATGAAATTACTGCTTACCAGCGCAACATGAACAATATGACGGTAGGCCAGGTGCGTGCCGTAGAGGAAGACCTGGGCAAGAAACAACAGAACCTCCAGTTGTATGAACAGAGCATCCGCCAGGAGTTGATGAACGATCAGTCAAAACTTAACAAGGAGTTGTACGATCGTATCACTGCTTTTCTAAAAAATTACGGAAAGGAAAGAGGCCTTCATCTGGTACTGAAATTTGATACTACAAGCGATGTGTTGTTTGGGGTAGAAGCATTGGATATTACCCAGGATGTGATTGAAGGACTAAACGCAGCTTATGCCACTGAAAAAGGTCAGGCTAAAGAGCCGGCAAAGAAATAG